From a single Solanum dulcamara chromosome 4, daSolDulc1.2, whole genome shotgun sequence genomic region:
- the LOC129884197 gene encoding uncharacterized protein LOC129884197 — MAPDKGASSNSRVDVLIPSDTGGVAELAVEGTMKDKTSRITNVSGSAPLALTESLDSTPEGEQYSVIVKRKAIESRSAAWPHYDKLIQDGINKAKCKHGGKVLLADSIKNGTSGLNKHLKTFPKNPNKVNTFNSKYKQSNLNFPLEGEMRDGAIWTFDQEVSRRDLVEMLILDELPFRFVEKEGFKKF, encoded by the exons atggcTCCAGATAAAGGAGCATCGTCAAACagcagagtggatgtcctaatCCCCTCTGATACTGGCGGCGTCGCAGAGCTAGCTGTCGAGGGCACA ATGAAAGATAAAACAAGTCGAATAACCAATGTCAGTGGAAGCGCACCTCTGGCTCTTACTGAGTCTCTTGATTCAACACCGGAAGGTGAACAATATTCAGTGATTGTGAAGAGAAAAGCTATAGAATCAAGATCTGCTGCTTGGCCGCATTATGATAAGCTCATACAAGATGGAATTAACAAAGCAAAGTGCAAGCATGGTGGTAAAGTTCTCTTAGCTGATTCAATTAAAAATGGAACAAGTGGACTAAATAAACATTTGAAAACTTTtcctaaaaatccaaataaggttAACACTTTCAATTCCAAGTACAAAcaatcaaatttaaactttCCATTAGAAGGTGAAATGCGTGATGGGGCAATTTGGACTTTTGATCAAGAGGTATCTCGAAGGGATTTAGTTGAGATGTTAATCCTTGATGAGCTTCCTTTTCGTTTTGttgaaaaggaaggttttaagaAGTTTTAA